A genomic segment from Chloroflexi bacterium ADurb.Bin180 encodes:
- a CDS encoding Radical SAM superfamily protein encodes MVRSIIAKTLLGSVRQPEPWFGLKYNMNLYRGCQHGCTYCDTRSECYGIDNLEDVAVKTNALGLLDAELARKRVKGVIGFGSMNDCYQPIEAHLRMTRQALEIICRRGFPVHILTKSDLVLRDLDLLQQISRTYAAVSFTVTTADEALAARVEPNAPSPTRRLAAMKQCAQAGLLTGAMMMPVLPFIEDTLENILGVVRGVHQAGGRYIVAAFGMTLRDRQREYYYHQLDQLFPGLREKYVRTFGGSYSAGATNAPGLEAAFQDECARLGIATRIPLYQPQAAAQARLL; translated from the coding sequence ATGGTTCGTTCGATCATTGCCAAGACCCTGCTCGGCTCGGTGCGACAGCCAGAGCCCTGGTTCGGGCTCAAGTACAATATGAACCTGTACCGCGGCTGTCAGCACGGCTGCACCTACTGCGACACGAGGAGCGAGTGCTACGGGATCGACAACCTGGAAGATGTGGCAGTCAAGACCAATGCGCTGGGGCTGCTGGATGCCGAACTGGCCCGCAAGCGGGTCAAGGGCGTGATCGGCTTTGGCTCGATGAACGACTGCTATCAGCCCATCGAAGCGCACCTCAGGATGACTCGTCAGGCGCTGGAGATCATCTGCCGCCGCGGCTTTCCCGTCCACATCTTGACCAAGAGCGACCTGGTGCTCCGGGACCTTGATCTGCTCCAGCAGATCAGCCGAACCTATGCCGCGGTGAGCTTTACCGTCACCACGGCCGATGAGGCGCTCGCTGCCAGGGTTGAACCGAACGCTCCCTCGCCCACCCGCCGATTGGCCGCGATGAAGCAGTGTGCTCAGGCCGGCCTGTTGACGGGCGCAATGATGATGCCGGTTCTGCCCTTTATCGAAGACACGCTGGAAAACATACTGGGTGTTGTTCGCGGTGTCCATCAGGCCGGGGGCAGGTACATCGTGGCAGCATTTGGCATGACCCTGCGCGACCGCCAGCGAGAATACTACTATCACCAGCTTGACCAGTTGTTTCCCGGCCTGCGGGAGAAGTACGTTCGCACCTTTGGAGGAAGCTACTCCGCCGGAGCAACGAACGCGCCCGGCCTTGAGGCAGCGTTTCAGGACGAGTGCGCTCGCCTGGGAATCGCCACGCGTATTCCGCTCTACCAGCCGCAGGCTGCAGCCCAGGCCAGACTGCTTTGA